The genomic stretch attttagctttgcATAATTTTAAACTCTAAGTAGACTTAATCTATTtagtttgtttcttattttaatgtctttagTTTATTTTGATGTATGGTGTGAGATAGAGCTCTAATGCTATTTTTCCCCCAAATTGCTAGTCGTTGGTTTTAACACCACGTATTGAAAATTATTCCCATTCTGATATGAAATGTCACCTTATTGTATGTTGGATTCCCAAATACATCTTGGACCTGTTTGTAGATTATGCCCCATTCAGTGATCTCTTTCTGTGCTGGTGCCacagtgtttttatttcattattgattgattgattttagagagagaaggaggaagggagagagaaatactgatttgttgttccagttatttatgcattcattcattggttgattcttgtatgtgccctgacctgggattgaacccacaaccttggtgtcttgggacaatgctcaaatcaagatacccagtcagggcaagaaATTGGAAACTTTgtgcattgctgatgggaatgtagaccattcagcctctgtggaaaataGTTGGacagttcttcaaaaagttaaacataaaattaccatatgaacaagcaattccactcctactTATGTACCTGAAGAATGGAAAGTAGGGAGTCAAACCGATCTTGTATACCAAAGTTCATAGCAGgatattcacaatagctaaaaggtggaaccaacccaaatgtccatcaatagatatatactggtaaaaaaaaaatggggtatATGTGAACAACAGAATATTGTTCAgctttaaatataatgaaattctaaaaaatataataaaaaataaagtaaaattgatGAAATTCTGGCACCTGTTATAACATGGATAGACTTGAAAACAttgtgtcaaataaaataaatcacacacAAAAGTTCAAATAttgtacaattccatttatatcaggtacctagaataggcaaattcctAGAGACAGATCATAAATGAATATAGTTTTACATATTTAATACACCacttgttaattttgtatcctgctattttcCCACATTCCCACATACTATATTTCACATACATTTCTCACATTATTAAGAATCTACACAAACATACTTTTAATAGATGTGATGTGTCATCACAAACAATGAAAAAAGTAGAATATGCCAGTTTCCAAGCCTAAGATGTCAATTTTAAGATACACAATTACTTTTGGTACAGCTAAGAAAAAAATGCTGCCTATTAAACTATGACTTGCCTTTGGTCTTTAAGACACATCTCTACTTTAGAGAGGTTAAACTGTGAAGAAAATGTGTTTTAGAATTGATGAAAAAGATAAATGAgtagcccagttggtgtggctcagtggttgagccactCAGatggtcacagttccattcccagtcagggcacatgcctggggttgtgagctcgatccccagtgtgggatgtgcaggaggcagcttgatcaatgattctctctcaacattgatgtttctctctctctctctccctctctgaaataatttaaaaaaaaacaacaacaaaaaacagccaataaactaaaagaaaagtATCCCTGGCTttgacttcattaaaatgaaaaactttagtatatctaaaaaatcaacaacagccgaaacaggtttggctcagtggatagagcgtaggtctgcggactggaaggtcccaggttcgattcaggtcaagggcatgtacattggttgcgggcacatcccccatgggggatgtgcaggaggcagctggtcgatgtctctctctcatcgatgtttctagctttctatccctctcctttcctctctgtgaaaaatcaataaaatatatattaaaaaaatataaaaaatcaacaacaatgaaaaagtaaatagaaaaatgtttatgGCAGCTATGGCCATGGGTGAATAGCCTTAGTGAAGACCAAAAGATCACTGGAGAAAGAAGTCAAACTGACAATTTATATGAGGGAATTGGCGGTAAATGTATAATATTGTACCTCACTAGTAATCAAAAAGATACAAATTCGAGATATTTTTTCTCTCGGAATGAAATTAGCAAAGATTAtaggaaatttttatttccaacAAAACATGCAACCCTCACACACCAGAGAGGATTGTTTGTGCCCTTTTTTTATTAGTAGCCCTAAAAATACTCAGATCCTTTTATGATTATGCAAGTATGCACATGCATTTtaggaagttagaaaataaaagcaaacatttctttttttgagagagaaacatcaatttatttttttcactgatttatgtattcattggctgattcttgtatgtgccttgactggatgGGGGATCCAACCAAAACCTTGGCGTAGCtggaggatgctctaacccagcggtcaccaactggtggtctgcggaccgctggtggtctgtgaggtctgaaaggttggcgaccgctgctctaaccaCCCGAGAACCCAGCCATGGCAAGACATGATGCCATCCACCGACGGGGTTCAGATAATTTCATCAAATAATTTTACTTAGAGAAATCCGTGCTGAGGAAATTATCtaatttttctgatgattatACATTTACTCTTATTACAGAAAATCccagaaaacaatagaaaaaaattaggaaaaaaactcCAGAAGTGTGGCCATATTATTAAAAGGTAAaaacttgatttttgtttttaatgtactaCTACCAAGGGGATCAGGATTTTCCCCTCATCTAATCAGAAACCAGTGTTCTTGGTCATTTAATAGGGCCAGAACGTGTTTTTGTGATGTTCTGGAGGGAGTACCTAAGAACAAAAAGGGTTCTCCTTGCTTTTGGATCACCCAGACACAGACCTGCTTTctggaacacctgggactcccgCATCGTGGTGACTTCAGCaaaaatgcctttcatttctAGGCCCTGAGCGCTTGAGGCAGGCAGCACCCTTCGCCCTCCCGTTCCCTCTGTGCGCCCTCACACTTTTCCTTACAAACAGCTCCTGCTGCCAGGCCTCTCGGGATCAGGACCTGCCAATCCCTAGGATCCCGGCTTGGATTACCCTCTCGTTTATTCCTCTCCAGTTTTCTCACACCTGTCAATCCTAGCTGGCCCCCAGACCAGGGCGCGGCGGGAACAGGCTCCGCCAGCATCTTCCTTCCCTAACCGTGGTAACCCCGCGCCGTGTCCAACACCGCCTCGTGGTGGTTTACTGCCGGTACCGACCGAGCCCGAGGTGGGGGCGGGTACCGATCAGACAAGGGGGGCCTGGGACACCGCGGGCCGCCTCCGCCACTTGCGGTGCTGCTGGAAGTCACGATCATCATCGTGCCAAGGCGCACACCGGGTGACCCAGGGTCCCGCACAGCTCAGGACCTCCGACCGGCGAACCGCGGGGGCTTTAGGCCGATTCCACTCGGGAAACACAGCCCGGCGCGCACCTGGGGCCCAGCCCGCGCTCGCGTGGCGCAGCGTCCGGCCACACCTCGTGGGAGCGGCCCGCGGCACGCTCAGGGCCCGCCGACCctagggcggggcaggggggggtcgCAGGGTACGAGTTCGTTAGGACAAAAGCGGGGTACGGGCCTGAGGTACAGGCACGGGGACCCCGCGCGGGCGGGGGCTCCAGGCCCGCCGGCGGCAGGtaaggggaaggggaggcacaTTTGCTGGGACCAGCTCCCGGCGCCGCGGGGCTGGCCTCGGGCTAGGAGGGTGCGCAGCTCCGCTGCCCCCGAGAGGCCCTGGTGGTCCGGGCGGCTCTGGGGAGAAGGAGGGTGTCATTTCGGGTCGGCCAGCAGCGCGATTTAATAGGCTGGAGGCAGGAATAGGAAGACGGCCACCTAAGCCCAACGCAGGGCCGGGGACTGCCAGACGACCCCCATAGGGAACAGGCTGCcgccattcccctccccccctctggcGGGTAAGGCGAGAACGGTTTGAAGGAAGACGCATGCGCAGGAAACTGAATAATAACTCGCTGAAGCTTGTACAATAATCGCGACAATACGCAGGCGCAAAAAAGCCCGTCGGCTttgtgcaggtgggcggggctgagccACAAGCGCTAGGGCGTAACCACCGGCTGGTCCGAGTGGGCCGGCTCTTGACAGTGCGCCTGCGTCGGAGCGCTGTGTGACGCAGGGGGCGGGCAGTGCCTGGCTGCGCGTGCGCAGAGCTTGTTCAAAGGGCCTTATTTAGGTTGCGCAGGCGCCCGCTGGCCATTTCGCTCAGCCACGCAGAAGTCGTGTGATCAGGTGAGTGTTTGTTGCTCGGTGTGAGCCGCCCAATGGCCCCTGAGGATGCCGATTTTGTGAGGATTGCTTGCCCCAGGTCTCTGTAGAGCctgaggcggggtgggggggaccttCTCAAGGTACGGGCTGCCGCCTGGGCCGCTAGGGCCCGCAGGCCGCGCCGACTCTATTGTGTGATATGTCGGAGGAGGCGGAGCGGAAGCGCGGCCGCCATTTCCTTGCCTCCACGCTGGCGCCAGGCCTGGCCCCCTGCAGCTTGGTCCTCGGGTAACTAGAGCCCAGGGCGGCTTGGGCGGCCCGTCCACTGGCTTTTAAGAGGGTGTTGGGTGTTGGAGTCGCCGGGGTTGGGACTTGTGCACGGACTTGGTTCTATTGAGGCGCCGTGGACCCGCGGGCTGCCtcgcgggggagggcagtttaatTTGAACAATTTCCAGGTCTGACCCTCATCCCCTCGCTGCAGTCTGCTTCGACGCCAGGATCCACTAAGAGACGATGATGTTGGGTACCGAAGGCGGAGAGGGATTCGTGGTGAAGGTCCGCGGCTTGCCCTGGTCTTGCTCGGCGGACGAAGTGCAGCGCTTTTTTTCTGGTGAGTTTGAAGCGGAGGCGGGAGCTCGCAGTctgggcgcggggcgggcggcgggccggAGAGGGCCGGAGAGGGCCAGGCCCGGCTAAGGGCGCCCCCTGGCGGGGCGCGGGCGCCGGCGCAGCCGTTCCCGCAGGGCTGCTCGCGCCCCGCGTCCGCTGTTACGCAATGGAAACAGCGAaagccccgccctcccgcctTCTGGGCCCTGTTGGAAGACGGCGGCCTCTCCGgcggatttttttccttttgttttggtaatcctcacccaagggtactTCTTCCATTGATATTTGGAGAgtggatgggaaggagggagggagagaaacatcgatgagagaaaggcatctattgattgcctcctgcacgcgccccaactTCGCtgtggatggaacctgcaactcggGAATGAACCTTCCGTGCGTGGGCGTcgttctaaccactgaatacATGGGCCAGGGCgggatttctttttcctttacctACCTTTAAGCACTAGCCTTTCTGTGATGCCTTCTAAAGGATAAATTGGATTTCCCCCTCAACCCTAAGAAAATGGCTCAGTGGCTGGCtgggcaaatagtaatattttgAAGACTAAAGTATAACAACTTTACAATTTTGGCATGTCCTTGAAAAGGAGGCATTTTGGTTCCTAGAGTTAAATTGTCACTTTAATTAACGACAGATTTGGCAATTAAGTTCTTCTTTATCTAGTTCTTGATCTGGCTCATTTCACAGTTGAGGACACTGAAGCCCAGGCAAGTTCAGTTGCCTACTAATTTTTCCCCAAGTAATGTAGGTTTCCTGTATAATTTCTGCCAAAATATCCTTGTTCCCATTAGTGTAAGAGTAGACTGATACAAATTGATTTGGAAGAATTCTACAGGTTTTGGAAGGACACTTGTAGTATTGACTAACTATCTGAATTCAGTGTTGGTAACGGAAAGCGACCTGTAATACAAGAACCAAGTACACTGGAAGCCACCTTGCAGTGGGCAAGACTGGTTTTAGCTTCAGCTGTTCAACTTGGAGCATTTTAGCTTTGTAACATTGATCCCCTTTCAGGTGAGTATTGGCCCTGCAATTTGGATTGTAATGTCACTGCTAGTAAGGTAAAATGATCGAAGGTCCCAGAGCAAAAGTTGAGACAAATATATTCAGGAGATGCATTAAAATAATAAGGTTCAGAATTAACTTACTGAGAAGTTACAAATGATGTTAATGGAGACAGTTGGGGAGTAAGTACTTGGAGATTTTTGTCAAGAAACTTTGAATATTGGCTTTTATTGATGGCTTGAGAATAAAGTCTGATCTGGAGGGGATAACTGCTTAATTACCTCGAAGAGACTCTAGGAGTATCTTGGTCATTTTAGGCTTTGCATGCAATCTACTTTGTTGAGGGGGCATGATAGGCATTTCATCAGTATCACCCAGaggtgattttaaattttaaattctgtattAACGGTTGTTTTCTTTCCAGACTGCAAAATTCAAAATGGGGCTCAAGGTATACGTTTCATCTACACCAGAGAAGGCAGACCGAGTGGCGAGGCTTTTGTTGAACTTGAATCAGAAGATGAAGTCAAATTGGCCCtgaaaaaagacagagaaactaTGGGACACAGATATGTTGAAGGTTTGATTTATGTTGCCCTAGTAACAGTAAATAAGCATTAAACAGAGACCTATTTTATCCCTCCTGAATTTTAGGTATTTGACCGCATGGAAATGGTCACCTAAGGGTTTGTGGCAGCTCTTCCTAGATTATCTAAAGACCTAGGAAGTCTGAACTTTGTTCTCTAACTTTCCAAAATTGACTAATTCTAAGCACCTCTTTCAGTATTCAAGTCAAACAACGTTGAAATGGATTGGGTGTTGAAGCATACTGGTCCAAATAGTCCTGACACGGCCAATGATGGCTTTGTACGGCTTAGAGGACTCCCCTTTGGATGTAGCAAGGAAGAAATTGTTCAGTTCTTCTCAGGTATGTAGTCGTGTTTGTTGCTGAGCAGTGAGTTTTGGCTAGCTCCTGGCAACATGATTTAATAGACCTTAAAGTTGAGCAACTTAGATACTTAAACAGGTTGTGAGTATATGCAGatgaattaatgttttcttcctggaGACCTTCATATAATTTAGACCCATCTTAATGGTGgaaattttgtattttgaaaatgctAACTTGCCTATATTTAGTATTGTAGTTCAGAGTAGATCTTTAGGATTGTCCTCAACAGCTTTAACTACTTTCCTCACAATGCTGTGCAGCAGAGTACTTCACGTTACAGGTAAGATCCCTAAACATTAGGTTAGTGTGAGATAGGTGGTTGTGATTTACGGCAGGTGTATATATTGTAAGACACGTTGGGTCTTGGGACCAGAAATATCTTTTAATGGTCTAATTCTCTTTATGCAGAAAAACTGGTTTAGCCAGGAAATTCTAAATTTGCTAAAAGTCAAAGAATATTTGAATGTATAGTCTTAATATCTGAAATACAGAGAATGTTTTAAAGTTGTTCTGGGCCTAAAtagtatttgaatgtttttatgctGAAGAGCTGATAAAATTGCATGTTTAGTAGAATGTTTGATCCTATATCTAAAATACTATTAATTGATATTCATGATGTCATAAACTGGAATTAAGAACAAGAAATCCTCTCATGATTTAGGGTAGTATAAATTAAAATCCTGACTGTTAGATATGTGTCAAGTCCTAATATTTTGCCAGAATTTTTGAGATCAAgtctgtttttattgttttatctaaATTGGTGAGAATTTAATGCTGTCAACTGTCAACGTTAAATATGAACATAATTTCATATCTTCTAGGAAAGTGCTTTAAGCCCTTTTTGTAAGCTTGGGAATGTATCCACGGAAAGGATTTTTCATAGACGGAATTTCCAGAAGTGAATCATACTACTGTTAGAACATAAAAGTGCATGATTGTTCTGTCTAGATCAGTTTATTTGTTTGCTGAAAGTTTAGATTGTATGTTTGTCAATGATATACTTAAGCAATGTTTCAATttgtatataaaatgtttaaatgtgtaaattttttttaacttgaagttCCACTAACGTAAAACATTGAACTATAAAAATGAGGTAGCAGGTGTTTCTTGAATTTAGTAAAACTGTTGTATTTGTTTGAAACTATTAAATTATTGTGTAATTGTCAACTTGAGTAGATAagagtgtttttaatttgttgaatTCTTAATTCATCCTGTGCTCAGCAAGTTTTTTCTTTGTGCCATGGGTGTGTTAAGAATTGTTATACTTAGCCATAATGGAACTTCATATTACTGCAATGCATATTTAAAGAGTACTTGTTGAAAGCATACCGTTCACCTAAAGTTAAAATTCTGGTTTATTTAAAGCTATAAGAAGAATCATTTCTGGGCTTGTGATGTTAATAttgcccccctactggggttaTTTGTCCTTGGGTTGAAGGGTTGGAAATCGTGCCAAATGGGATAACATTGCCGGTGGACTTCCAGGGGAGGAGTACGGGGGAGGCCTTCGTGCAGTTTGCTTCACAGGAAATAGCTGAAAAGGCTCTAAAGAAACACAAGGAAAGAATAGGGCACAGGTGGGGATGGATGGTTGGTTGGATTTGTCACTTTTCTTATGGTAAAACATTAAATCCATATTCTCTCTGCTTAGGAATAATAAATCTATTTCCTAGTCCCAATTAATTGATGTTTGGCCACAGTTTTCAAACTTTACACTATGCCCAAGTCCCATAATGCATTCAGAttaaattttagattttaaaattagaacTTCTCAGTTAATTTGGTCTACTTTATAATTTTGTAAGGTATCTATTTAACCCCAATCAATTGAGTTGAGAGactatggcttttaaaaaaaatgtaatgcaaaCCTGACTTTAGCTGTAACACACCCACATAGTAAATTAATATTACCATAAGAAAATGTGATACTTTCTGATCTTGTTTTTAAAGTTGAAATGCAACAAACTTTCTTGCTGTATAAATATTCTGCATATGTATTAATAAGCATAGCTTTCAAGAAATTGTCACAAAAGGTTTTATTCTCTTCGCTTGTGACTATTTTTCATTGAAGCATGCGCTTACCTATGCTGATTCCTACTAAAAGCATAGGCTGGGGTATTTATTGGCGAAAGAAAATGTGTAGTGTGGGCTAGACTGTTGGTGGAGGCTGGCTTTCTAGCCCACTTGCTATACGTGCTGCCAAAGGATTTAagacatgaaatgttgaaagttGAGTGGAATCTTTTCCCTCCtaagacatttatttatactACTCCTCTCCACCCCTAACGGTGGGCTTCTCTGCTTTAGAGGAGTGAGTTTTCTATAAAGTTTACATGAAATAATCTTACAATTGAGTGAATTTCTGGTCATTGCCGATGCAAGTATAAGAAATCTGGCTTTAAATATTAGTCAGTTTCATGGCTATGACTACATTGTTTTCTTGTGTAACTAAATACCTGTATGACATGAACTaatttttcctctcccctccccattcccttctTCCTGGACAATGCTTTAGGTATATCGAAATTTTTAAGAGCAGTCGAGCAGAAGTCAGAACTCACTATGACCCACCACGAAAGCTTATGGCCATGCAGCGGCCAGGTCCCTATGACAGACCTGGGGCCGGCAGAGGGTATAACAGCAttggcaggggagctggctttGAAAGGATGAGGCGTGGAGCTTATGGTGGAGGTATGTGAGAAGATGCAGGTGTGAGGAGGGTGGTTCTTGTGTGTTTTCATTTGAGTGATTGTACTTTTTGTCTTTTAGGTTATGGAGGCTATGATGATTATAATGGCTATAATGATGGCTATGGTTTTGGGTCAGATAGATTTGGAAGAGGTAAGGTAAGAATTGAATTTCTCAACCAAAGGCTACTTACACTCTGTCCATCTAGACCTCAATTACTGTTTTTCAGGAATGTCTGACCACAGATATGGGGAT from Eptesicus fuscus isolate TK198812 chromosome 6, DD_ASM_mEF_20220401, whole genome shotgun sequence encodes the following:
- the HNRNPH1 gene encoding heterogeneous nuclear ribonucleoprotein H isoform X4 — encoded protein: MMLGTEGGEGFVVKVRGLPWSCSADEVQRFFSDCKIQNGAQGIRFIYTREGRPSGEAFVELESEDEVKLALKKDRETMGHRYVEVFKSNNVEMDWVLKHTGPNSPDTANDGFVRLRGLPFGCSKEEIVQFFSGLEIVPNGITLPVDFQGRSTGEAFVQFASQEIAEKALKKHKERIGHRYIEIFKSSRAEVRTHYDPPRKLMAMQRPGPYDRPGAGRGYNSIGRGAGFERMRRGAYGGGYGGYDDYNGYNDGYGFGSDRFGRDLNYCFSGMSDHRYGDGGSTFQSTTGHCVHMRGLPYRATENDIYNFFSPLNPVRVHIEIGPDGRVTGEADVEFATHEDAVAAMSKDKANMQHRYVELFLNSTAGASGGAYEHRYVELFLNSTAGASGGAYANQSSYGGPTSQQLSGGYGGGYGGQSSMSGYGSQGAVNSSYYSSGSRASVGVNGMGGVSSMSSMSGGWGM
- the HNRNPH1 gene encoding heterogeneous nuclear ribonucleoprotein H isoform X1; translation: MMLGTEGGEGFVVKVRGLPWSCSADEVQRFFSDCKIQNGAQGIRFIYTREGRPSGEAFVELESEDEVKLALKKDRETMGHRYVEVFKSNNVEMDWVLKHTGPNSPDTANDGFVRLRGLPFGCSKEEIVQFFSGLEIVPNGITLPVDFQGRSTGEAFVQFASQEIAEKALKKHKERIGHRYIEIFKSSRAEVRTHYDPPRKLMAMQRPGPYDRPGAGRGYNSIGRGAGFERMRRGAYGGGYGGYDDYNGYNDGYGFGSDRFGRDLNYCFSGMSDHRYGDGGSTFQSTTGHCVHMRGLPYRATENDIYNFFSPLNPVRVHIEIGPDGRVTGEADVEFATHEDAVAAMSKDKANMQHRYVELFLNSTAGASGGAYGSQMLGGMGLCKYRFSVFFLKLTVYAFSLISEHRYVELFLNSTAGASGGAYGSQMMGGMGLSNQSSYGGPTSQQLSGGYGGGYGGQSSMSGYGSQGAVNSSYYSSGSRASVGVNGMGGVSSMSSMSGGWGM
- the HNRNPH1 gene encoding heterogeneous nuclear ribonucleoprotein H isoform X2, with translation MMLGTEGGEGFVVKVRGLPWSCSADEVQRFFSDCKIQNGAQGIRFIYTREGRPSGEAFVELESEDEVKLALKKDRETMGHRYVEVFKSNNVEMDWVLKHTGPNSPDTANDGFVRLRGLPFGCSKEEIVQFFSGLEIVPNGITLPVDFQGRSTGEAFVQFASQEIAEKALKKHKERIGHRYIEIFKSSRAEVRTHYDPPRKLMAMQRPGPYDRPGAGRGYNSIGRGAGFERMRRGAYGGGYGGYDDYNGYNDGYGFGSDRFGRDLNYCFSGMSDHRYGDGGSTFQSTTGHCVHMRGLPYRATENDIYNFFSPLNPVRVHIEIGPDGRVTGEADVEFATHEDAVAAMSKDKANMQHRYVELFLNSTAGASGGAYEHRYVELFLNSTAGASGGAYGSQMMGGMGLSNQSSYGGPTSQQLSGGYGGGYGGQSSMSGYGSQGAVNSSYYSSGSRASVGVNGMGGVSSMSSMSGGWGM
- the HNRNPH1 gene encoding heterogeneous nuclear ribonucleoprotein H isoform X3; translated protein: MMLGTEGGEGFVVKVRGLPWSCSADEVQRFFSDCKIQNGAQGIRFIYTREGRPSGEAFVELESEDEVKLALKKDRETMGHRYVEVFKSNNVEMDWVLKHTGPNSPDTANDGFVRLRGLPFGCSKEEIVQFFSGLEIVPNGITLPVDFQGRSTGEAFVQFASQEIAEKALKKHKERIGHRYIEIFKSSRAEVRTHYDPPRKLMAMQRPGPYDRPGAGRGYNSIGRGAGFERMRRGAYGGGYGGYDDYNGYNDGYGFGSDRFGRGMSDHRYGDGGSTFQSTTGHCVHMRGLPYRATENDIYNFFSPLNPVRVHIEIGPDGRVTGEADVEFATHEDAVAAMSKDKANMQHRYVELFLNSTAGASGGAYEHRYVELFLNSTAGASGGAYGSQMMGGMGLSNQSSYGGPTSQQLSGGYGGGYGGQSSMSGYGSQGAVNSSYYSSGSRASVGVNGMGGVSSMSSMSGGWGM
- the HNRNPH1 gene encoding heterogeneous nuclear ribonucleoprotein H isoform X7 gives rise to the protein MMLGTEGGEGFVVKVRGLPWSCSADEVQRFFSDCKIQNGAQGIRFIYTREGRPSGEAFVELESEDEVKLALKKDRETMGHRYVEVFKSNNVEMDWVLKHTGPNSPDTANDGFVRLRGLPFGCSKEEIVQFFSGLEIVPNGITLPVDFQGRSTGEAFVQFASQEIAEKALKKHKERIGHRYIEIFKSSRAEVRTHYDPPRKLMAMQRPGPYDRPGAGRGYNSIGRGAGFERMRRGAYGGGMSDHRYGDGGSTFQSTTGHCVHMRGLPYRATENDIYNFFSPLNPVRVHIEIGPDGRVTGEADVEFATHEDAVAAMSKDKANMQHRYVELFLNSTAGASGGAYEHRYVELFLNSTAGASGGAYGSQMMGGMGLSNQSSYGGPTSQQLSGGYGGGYGGQSSMSGYGSQGAVNSSYYSSGSRASVGVNGMGGVSSMSSMSGGWGM
- the HNRNPH1 gene encoding heterogeneous nuclear ribonucleoprotein H isoform X8, which encodes MMLGTEGGEGFVVKVRGLPWSCSADEVQRFFSDCKIQNGAQGIRFIYTREGRPSGEAFVELESEDEVKLALKKDRETMGHRYVEVFKSNNVEMDWVLKHTGPNSPDTANDGFVRLRGLPFGCSKEEIVQFFSGLEIVPNGITLPVDFQGRSTGEAFVQFASQEIAEKALKKHKERIGHRYIEIFKSSRAEVRTHYDPPRKLMAMQRPGPYDRPGAGRGYNSIGRGAGFERMRRGAYGGGYGGYDDYNGYNDGYGFGSDRFGRDLNYCFSGMSDHRYGDGGSTFQSTTGHCVHMRGLPYRATENDIYNFFSPLNPVRVHIEIGPDGRVTGEADVEFATHEDAVAAMSKDKANMQHRYVELFLNSTAGASGGAYEHRYVELFLNSTAGASGGAYANQSSYGGPTSQQLSGGYGGGYGGQSSMSGYDQVLQENSSDFQSNIA
- the HNRNPH1 gene encoding heterogeneous nuclear ribonucleoprotein H isoform X6; protein product: MMLGTEGGEGFVVKVRGLPWSCSADEVQRFFSDCKIQNGAQGIRFIYTREGRPSGEAFVELESEDEVKLALKKDRETMGHRYVEVFKSNNVEMDWVLKHTGPNSPDTANDGFVRLRGLPFGCSKEEIVQFFSGLEIVPNGITLPVDFQGRSTGEAFVQFASQEIAEKALKKHKERIGHRYIEIFKSSRAEVRTHYDPPRKLMAMQRPGPYDRPGAGRGYNSIGRGAGFERMRRGAYGGGYGGYDDYNGYNDGYGFGSDRFGRGMSDHRYGDGGSTFQSTTGHCVHMRGLPYRATENDIYNFFSPLNPVRVHIEIGPDGRVTGEADVEFATHEDAVAAMSKDKANMQHRYVELFLNSTAGASGGAYEHRYVELFLNSTAGASGGAYGSQMMGGMGLSNQSSYGGPTSQQLSGGYGGGYGGQSSMSGYDQVLQENSSDFQSNIA
- the HNRNPH1 gene encoding heterogeneous nuclear ribonucleoprotein H isoform X5; this encodes MMLGTEGGEGFVVKVRGLPWSCSADEVQRFFSDCKIQNGAQGIRFIYTREGRPSGEAFVELESEDEVKLALKKDRETMGHRYVEVFKSNNVEMDWVLKHTGPNSPDTANDGFVRLRGLPFGCSKEEIVQFFSGLEIVPNGITLPVDFQGRSTGEAFVQFASQEIAEKALKKHKERIGHRYIEIFKSSRAEVRTHYDPPRKLMAMQRPGPYDRPGAGRGYNSIGRGAGFERMRRGAYGGGYGGYDDYNGYNDGYGFGSDRFGRDLNYCFSGMSDHRYGDGGSTFQSTTGHCVHMRGLPYRATENDIYNFFSPLNPVRVHIEIGPDGRVTGEADVEFATHEDAVAAMSKDKANMQHRYVELFLNSTAGASGGAYEHRYVELFLNSTAGASGGAYGSQMMGGMGLSNQSSYGGPTSQQLSGGYGGGYGGQSSMSGYDQVLQENSSDFQSNIA